The bacterium DNA window CGTGTATCCCTGGTGTGTGCAGCGCGCCTTGACCGCTTCGCCGATCCGGTAGTACTCGATCTCGCAGGGGAACTTGGGCTGCCCGTTCATGTCCTTCGAGATGTAGATCGCGCTCTCCTGGTCGATCCCGTACCCGAGGCAGTACCGGCCCTTCTGTCCCCGGTAGTCCGCGTCGACGTCGATCACGACGCCGAACTCCGGCTCGTCCGGCACCGGAATCAGATAGATGTTGAGGTGCACGTTCGAGGTGTCCGAGGGCTCGAGCCCCGGCGGAAGCAGCTCGGCGAGCTTCGCCGGGTCGGTCGGATACTTGATCCGGAGATTGGGCCAACCGAGCACTTCGCCGGGGTTGATCTTGAAGGCGTCGTTCGGAATGGACATGGCGTCCTCCTGTTCTTGGGTCGCCGCGGCGCGTCGACGCAAGGAAGTGTAGTGCGGCCTAGGCCGGCTGCTCCAGCTGGAACTGGCTCTTCTCGGGGCCGATCCGGTCGACGAGGGGCTGGAGCGCCGCCACATCGAAGCCGTAGAACTCGGCGGCGTTGCCTCCGAGGATCGCGGCGATCTCCTCCTCCGGGAGCCCGCCGAGCACCTCGACCATCATCTTCTGCGTCGCGGGCCAGGTCCCTTCCGGATGGGGGTAGTCCGACCCCCACATGATCGTCCCGAGACCGATCTCGTGGCGGAGCTCCGCCTCCCGGCGCGACATGGCCGAGCTGCCGACCTTGATGTTCCGCCGGAAGTACTCCGAGGGCTTCATCGAAAGGTGCTTCTTGTATCCCGTGCCGAGCTTGGCCGAGAAGTGGTGGTCGCCGTAGCGCTGATCCATCAGGTGGAGCAGCTCCGGCACCCAGATCGTCGAGCCCTCGGTGACGGCGGTCTTGAGCGTGGGGAAGCGTTCGAAGACACCGCCCCAGATCATGTAGACGAGCGGACGCGTGAGCCACCACGCGACCTCGGTCACGTAGATGCCGAGCGCCCCGGGCAGCTCGACCGGCGGCTCCGAGAGCTGCTCCGGATCCCGGGCGCGGAAGATGTCGAGCCCGTAGTACTCGTGCATCGGCGCGGCGCCCGAATGGAAGTGGATCACCATCGCGCGCTCGGCGCAGGCGCGCCAGATCGGGTCGTACTTCGGGTGGTGGTAGGGATCCTGGCCCGTGAACATGTGGGGCAACATGATTCCGCGAAGGCCGTTCTCCTTCGCCCACTCGATCTCGGCGACCGCCTGGTCGACACCCCAGAAGGGCGTGATCAGCGCGAGGCCGTAGCGCCGCTCCGGACTCTCCGAGCAGAACCCGGACATCCAGCGGTTGTGCGCGCGGCAGCCGGCCCACTGGTGCTCCGGGTCGACGCCGACCGGCATCAGCCCCAGGTCGCCGCCGAAGGGCGGCGAGTTCTCCTCCGTCAGGCCGTCGACGAAGAGGATCTCCGCCGCGACGCCGTCTGCGTCCAGGACCTCGTTGCGCCGGTCGCCGTCCCACGCGCCCGCCAGGCCGTGGGCCTTGTCGGAGGCCCACTGCTGGCTCTCCTGGCGCATCTCGAGGCGCTCGCCGGCGAGCTCGAGCGCCTTCATGCGCGCTTCGTTCTGGCGGTCGAATTCGTCCCGGTACTGCGGGTCGAGGTAGTCGCGATAGACCTCCGGCCGAGGTCCGGCGTGGCCATCGGAAGAGATCACGAGATAGCGATCCGTCATGGTCGTCTCCTGGATGCGTCGGGCGGCTGCGGAGGAGGCGCTTGGTAGGCGCGTAGGACGTGCGCCGTGGGCGGCGGGGCGTCAGCCCTGGCCGCGGATCTGCGCGATGGTCGGGCCGATTTCGTTCGCGATCGGCTGGAGCTTGTCCTCGTCGAAGCCGTAGATCCGAGCCGCGTTGAGGCCGAGGATGTCCCGGATCTCCTGCTCCGGGTACGTCCCGAAGGTCTCCTGGAGCTCTTTCATGGTGGACGGCCAGGTCCCTTCCAGGTGCGGGTAGTCCGTGCCCCACATCAGCTTGTCCACGCCGACCTCGTCCTTGAACTTCGCCTCGTGCGGGCGGAGGAAGGACGCGCCCACGAAGCAGTTCTGCTCGTAGTAGCCGGTCGGGCTCTTCGAGAGGTCCTTCGTGAAGTGCTTGAAGATCGGGTCCGCCGCCTTGAACTCGAGGACCCGGAGCTTCTCGACGATCCAGCCGACCCCGACCTCCGTCAGGATGTACTTGAGATC harbors:
- a CDS encoding amidohydrolase, with translation MTDRYLVISSDGHAGPRPEVYRDYLDPQYRDEFDRQNEARMKALELAGERLEMRQESQQWASDKAHGLAGAWDGDRRNEVLDADGVAAEILFVDGLTEENSPPFGGDLGLMPVGVDPEHQWAGCRAHNRWMSGFCSESPERRYGLALITPFWGVDQAVAEIEWAKENGLRGIMLPHMFTGQDPYHHPKYDPIWRACAERAMVIHFHSGAAPMHEYYGLDIFRARDPEQLSEPPVELPGALGIYVTEVAWWLTRPLVYMIWGGVFERFPTLKTAVTEGSTIWVPELLHLMDQRYGDHHFSAKLGTGYKKHLSMKPSEYFRRNIKVGSSAMSRREAELRHEIGLGTIMWGSDYPHPEGTWPATQKMMVEVLGGLPEEEIAAILGGNAAEFYGFDVAALQPLVDRIGPEKSQFQLEQPA